A genomic region of Nymphalis io chromosome 3, ilAglIoxx1.1, whole genome shotgun sequence contains the following coding sequences:
- the LOC126780478 gene encoding uncharacterized protein LOC126780478 isoform X2 → MTAPNICVGDTNLLINSNLDQCISSANEKYLFDFTKTDDVDGWQEQSDTVRSVGMSKAAFVIHKNSEFRRAIFFALLNPQPNGAGFAGIRALGSYDLSGCTKLSLLCRGQGQFNGFKVVLRHKGLNNEPNFSFEQYFQAPKDEFAVRTLPFSEFKAYYRGKRVNNNETLDISQVTSIGIQMYGGVYQTIKQKGPATLEIDWIKAE, encoded by the exons atgACAGCACCTAATATTTGCGTAGGAGacactaatttattaataaattccaaCTTAGACcaatg TATTTCGAGTGCAAATGAAAAGTACTTATTTGATTTTACAAAAACCGACGATGTTGATGGTTGGCAGGAACAATCAGATACGGTTCGCAGTGTTGGAATGTCGAAAGCAGCATTCGTGATACATAAAAATTCTGAATTTAGAAGAGCAATATTTTTTGCCTTACTAAATCCACAGCCAAACGGCGCAGGATTTGCGGGTATACGAGCTCTTGGTTCATATGACCTATCAGGATGTACAAAATTAAGCCTTCTTTGTCGAGGTCAAGGTCAATTCAATGGGTTTAAAGTAGTGTTGCGTCACAAAGGGTTAAATAATGAGCCCAATTTTTCGTTCGAACAATATTTTCag GCTCCCAAAGACGAATTTGCTGTACGCACATTACCATTCTCGGAATTCAAAGCTTATTATAGAGGTAAACGTGTTAATAACAACGAGACATTGGATATATCACAAGTGACCAGTATTGGTATACAGATGTACGGTGGAGTTTATCAAACCATCAAACAAAAAGGACCAGCAACTTTAGAAATTGATTGGATAAAAGctgaataa
- the LOC126780478 gene encoding uncharacterized protein LOC126780478 isoform X1, which translates to MTAPNICVGDTNLLINSNLDQCSISSANEKYLFDFTKTDDVDGWQEQSDTVRSVGMSKAAFVIHKNSEFRRAIFFALLNPQPNGAGFAGIRALGSYDLSGCTKLSLLCRGQGQFNGFKVVLRHKGLNNEPNFSFEQYFQAPKDEFAVRTLPFSEFKAYYRGKRVNNNETLDISQVTSIGIQMYGGVYQTIKQKGPATLEIDWIKAE; encoded by the exons atgACAGCACCTAATATTTGCGTAGGAGacactaatttattaataaattccaaCTTAGACcaatg CAGTATTTCGAGTGCAAATGAAAAGTACTTATTTGATTTTACAAAAACCGACGATGTTGATGGTTGGCAGGAACAATCAGATACGGTTCGCAGTGTTGGAATGTCGAAAGCAGCATTCGTGATACATAAAAATTCTGAATTTAGAAGAGCAATATTTTTTGCCTTACTAAATCCACAGCCAAACGGCGCAGGATTTGCGGGTATACGAGCTCTTGGTTCATATGACCTATCAGGATGTACAAAATTAAGCCTTCTTTGTCGAGGTCAAGGTCAATTCAATGGGTTTAAAGTAGTGTTGCGTCACAAAGGGTTAAATAATGAGCCCAATTTTTCGTTCGAACAATATTTTCag GCTCCCAAAGACGAATTTGCTGTACGCACATTACCATTCTCGGAATTCAAAGCTTATTATAGAGGTAAACGTGTTAATAACAACGAGACATTGGATATATCACAAGTGACCAGTATTGGTATACAGATGTACGGTGGAGTTTATCAAACCATCAAACAAAAAGGACCAGCAACTTTAGAAATTGATTGGATAAAAGctgaataa
- the LOC126780478 gene encoding uncharacterized protein LOC126780478 isoform X3 has product MSKAAFVIHKNSEFRRAIFFALLNPQPNGAGFAGIRALGSYDLSGCTKLSLLCRGQGQFNGFKVVLRHKGLNNEPNFSFEQYFQAPKDEFAVRTLPFSEFKAYYRGKRVNNNETLDISQVTSIGIQMYGGVYQTIKQKGPATLEIDWIKAE; this is encoded by the exons ATGTCGAAAGCAGCATTCGTGATACATAAAAATTCTGAATTTAGAAGAGCAATATTTTTTGCCTTACTAAATCCACAGCCAAACGGCGCAGGATTTGCGGGTATACGAGCTCTTGGTTCATATGACCTATCAGGATGTACAAAATTAAGCCTTCTTTGTCGAGGTCAAGGTCAATTCAATGGGTTTAAAGTAGTGTTGCGTCACAAAGGGTTAAATAATGAGCCCAATTTTTCGTTCGAACAATATTTTCag GCTCCCAAAGACGAATTTGCTGTACGCACATTACCATTCTCGGAATTCAAAGCTTATTATAGAGGTAAACGTGTTAATAACAACGAGACATTGGATATATCACAAGTGACCAGTATTGGTATACAGATGTACGGTGGAGTTTATCAAACCATCAAACAAAAAGGACCAGCAACTTTAGAAATTGATTGGATAAAAGctgaataa
- the LOC126780450 gene encoding uncharacterized protein LOC126780450: MLKLCNKPNFKSSNQKYVKNTFFGGNAQIGKPIHNTPSVKFPQVASLKLPTNVVNINEAEMARFSPLRERDLLGPVINTYNIKHEMPVFDITLQYDPHINKYDCRGAVSLSSSMQSNVPSPFSGNHTHLNMPGSQWGQGYKYLSDHLQNAHYLTLRNEYRGKLYTKVITIGARNMSTENSPPLSAKEKLKKAVKDYGSTVIVFHVTISLLSLGGCYILVSSGVDVMAILKYFNIGEGALLNAVTSNAGTFVIAYGVHKIFAPARIAMTLTATPFIVRYLRNIGFLKRNDGLGGGK; this comes from the exons ATGTTGAAATTGTGTAATAAACCAAATTTTAAGTCATCTAATCAAAAGTATGTTAAGAATACGTTTTTTG GTGGCAATGCTCAAATCGGCAAGCCAATTCATAATACGCCATCCGTAAAATTTCCTCAAGTTGCGTCTCTCAAGCTGCCTACAAATGTTGTTAACATAAATGAAGCTGAAATGGCTAGATTTTCTCCTTTGAGGGAAAGAGATTTATTAGGACCTGTCATaaatacttataacataaagCATGAGATGCCTGTATTTGATATAACTCTACAGTATGATccacatattaataaatatgactgCAGAGGTGCTGTTAGTTTGTCTTCATCTATGCAGAGTAATGTCCCAAGTCCATTCAGCGGTAACCACACTCATTTGAACATGCCAGGATCACAGTGGGGTCAAGGGTATAAGTATTTATCAGACCACCTGCAAAATGCCCATTACCTTACTTTAAGAAATGAATATCGTGGAAAATTGTACACTAAAG TTATAACAATTGGAGCAAGGAACATGAGTACAGAAAACAGTCCTCCATTGAGTgctaaagaaaaattaaaaaaagcagtCAAAGATTATGGTTCAACAGTTATAGTATTTCATGTAACAATATCTCTTCTATCTCTGGGTGGATGTTACATCCTTGTTTCTAG tGGAGTAGATGTTATGGCAATTctgaagtattttaatattggtGAAGGAGCACTACTAAACGCAGTTACATCAAATGCAGGAACTTTCGTAATAGCATATGGAGTCCACAAAATATTTGCACCTGCAAGAATAGCTATGACATTAACAGCAACACCATTTATTGTtcgttatttaagaaatattgggTTTTTAAAGCGCAATGATGGACTAGGTGGCgggaaatag